Proteins encoded together in one Branchiostoma floridae strain S238N-H82 chromosome 18, Bfl_VNyyK, whole genome shotgun sequence window:
- the LOC118405369 gene encoding kelch-like protein 13 yields the protein MSTQIEKPAGRVSVQHETTGLSQCLKRKECDSDPEDMGKAVPSLKRFRRDDAQCDLTLRVQGTDFRAHKCVIMANSDYFYSMFTHPLKESAETVVELQGLDSNTFETLFDFMYTSDLTLTEETLQNVLSASTYLQIPKALEKCSDYLERSMDALNCAETLVTAGNHGLTSLEMIVTEFLAKNFIIATESLSFLYLSPKQILTLLDSDYTFVCAELDIFEAIVRWFRHDFEQRAKYVGKIMKKIRFGLISVVDIEEEVVPVSKEFENREFSKLVADARAWHSRKFEQSVSDKVNSTARVSPYMTLVSGMIDSNQDSSLAIRMCRAPWKRRHRWEPVGTTPKNFGKAAVACAVVGDFLYVVGFPKRFLASQSEIHDDVNWFMRYDPRQEEWLKLRKLNYKHSGMKLTSVGDKLYASGSSDVNIVECYLIRTNRWVDAFELPHKQFLHAAESHGGKLYIAGGIFVENEGSTACDDLLHFDPTTKELATLKPMGTPRFGHSVVSHGCKLYSFGGTTYHPEVAWGFAESSECYDIKDDTWTTLPSMPTPRGFSGVAVLGDLIYVVGGTCDGFGKTSVEVYDVNTNKWEKRAMIQRRLYYLGLVLLRHPFKKFKNP from the exons ATGTCAACACAAATAGAGAAGCCAGCCGGCCGGGTGTCCGTGCAACACGAAACCACCGGCTTGTCACAGTGCTTGAAGCGGAAGGAGTGCGACTCAGACCCCGAAGACATGGGAAAGGCAGTCCCTTCCCTGAAGCGGTTCCGTCGGGACGACGCACAGTGCGACCTCACGCTACGCGTCCAGGGCACCGACTTTAGGGCCCACAAATGTGTCATTATGGCAAACAGCGACTACTTCTACTCCATGTTCACTCATCCTTTGAAAGAGTCGGCAGAAACAGTTGTGGAACTCCAAGGGTTGGATTCGAACACGTTTGAAACGCTGTTCGACTTCATGTACACGTCCGACCTGACGCTAACGGAGGAGACCCTACAGAATGTCCTGTCCGCCTCCACGTACCTACAGATTCCCAAAGCGCTGGAGAAATGTTCCGACTACTTGGAACGGAGCATGGACGCCTTGAATTGTGCAGAAACGCTCGTGACTGCTGGAAATCACGGGCTGACTAGTCTGGAGATGATCGTCACCGAATTTCTGGCTAAAAACTTTATCATAGCCACTGAGTCCCTGAGCTTTCTCTACCTGTCCCCAAAACAAATCCTCACGCTTCTTGACAGTGATTATACTTTTGTCTGCGCCGAGTTGGACATATTTGAGGCTATAGTTCGCTGGTTTCGCCACGATTTTGAACAGAGGGCAAAGTATGTGGGAAAGATTATGAAGAAGATCCGGTTTGGCTTAATCAGTGTGGTCGACATAGAAGAAGAGGTTGTACCCGTGAGCAAGGAGTTCGAAAATCGTGAGTTCTCGAAACTGGTGGCCGATGCGAGGGCCTGGCATTCAAGAAAGTTCGAGCAAAGTGTTTCTGACAAGGTTAACAGCACAGCAAGGGTGTCCCCGTACATGACGTTAGTTTCTGGTATGATAGACTCGAACCAGGACTCCTCCCTGGCTATCCGTATGTGCCGAGCGCCGTGGAAACGCAGGCATCGCTGGGAGCCGGTCGGTACTACTCCCAAGAACTTTGGGAAGGCAGCTGTTGCCTGTGCTGTG gTGGGAGACTTTCTGTACGTGGTGGGTTTCCCCAAGCGCTTCCTCGCGAGCCAGTCGGAGATACATGATGATGTGAACTGGTTTATGCGGTACGACCCACGTCAGGAGGAATGGCTCAAGCTTAGGAAGTTAAACTACAAACACTCAG GTATGAAACTAACATCTGTTGGGGACAAGCTATACGCGTCAGGATCTTCTGATGTCAACATCGTGGAGTGTTACCTCATCAGGACCAACCGCTGGGTGGACGCGTTCGAGCTTCCTCACAAACAATTCCTGCACGCAGCAGAGTCGCACGGAGGGAAGCTCTACATCGCGGGCGGGATCTTCGTAGAGAACGAAGGCAGCACGGCGTGCGATGACCTTCTACACTTCGATCCCACCACAAAAGAACTCGCCACGCTGAAACCAATGGGGACGCCGCGCTTCGGCCACAGTGTGGTGAGCCACGGATGCAAACTGTACAGTTTTGGAGGCACGACCTACCACCCTGAAGTGGCATGGGGGTTTGCTGAGAGCTCTGAGTGTTACGACATCAAGGACGATACTTGGACCACTCTACCCTCAATGCCGACACCCAGAGGTTTCTCGGGTGTTGCCGTGTTGGGAGATCTGATCTACGTGGTTGGCGGGACCTGTGACGGGTTTGGTAAAACGTCAGTGGAGGTTTATGACGTGAATACGAATAAATGGGAGAAGCGAGCCATGATTCAGAGAAGGCTGTACTACCTGGGACTGGTCCTGCTTCGACACCCCTTCAAGAAGTTCAAAAATCCATAG
- the LOC118405371 gene encoding nucleolar protein 58-like isoform X2, with translation MLVLFETPAGYAIFKLLNEKKLQETEELFKDFETPEKASKIVKLKHFQKFDDTTEALSAATAAVEGKMSKTMKKMLKKIVAKEAHEELAVADAKLGNAIKDKLDLQCVHNTAIAELMRCIKSQVNNLITGLPNKEMAAMALGLAHGLSRYKLKFSPDKVDTMIIQAICLLDDLDKELNNYIMRCKEWYGWHFPELSKVVTDNLAYAKTVKAIGNRLNTSKTDLSHILPEEVEEQVKKAAEISMGVEVAETDIDNITYLCDQVIDITEYRAQLYDYLKSRMMAIAPNLTIMVGELVGARLISHAGSLLNLAKHPSSTVQILGAEKALFRALKTKHDTPKYGLIYHASLVGQSTPKNKGKVSRMLAAKTALAARYDALGEETSNEMGLENRARLEARLKMIEEGHFRKISGAGRAKAQADKYESKSVVKVADPSADSTLPAVPKKRKIEEVGEGETPEKPKKKKKTKVKEEPAEAEETEEGESAKKKKKKDKKKKESLGGASTATEPETPEPSSEKKKKKKKKEKKVKEEEDSD, from the exons ATGTTGGTTTTATTTGAAACCCCGGCAGGTTATGCCATATTCAAG TTACTGAATGAGAAGAAACTACAGGAAACAGAAGAATTGTTCAAAGACTTCGAGACACCAGAGAAGGCCAGTAAAAT CGTGAAACTCAAGCACTTCCAGAAGTTTGATGACACAACAGAGGCGTTATCAG CTGCCACTGCTGCAGTGGAAGGCAAGATGAGTAAAACCATGAAGAAGATGCTGAAGAAGATTGTAGCAAAGGAGGCTCACGAGGAGCTGGCTGTGGCAGATGCCAAACTGGGCAATGCTATCAAG GACAAGTTAGACCTGCAGTGTGTGCACAACACGGCGATAGCAGAACTCATGAGATGTATCAAGTCTCAGGTCAACAACCTCATCACCGGGCTGCCAAATAAGGAGATGGCGGCCATGGCGCTGGGACTGGCGCACGGACTGTCCAGATACAAGCTCAAGTTCAGCCCTGACAAGGTCGACACCATGATCATACAGGCCATAT GTCTCCTGGATGATTTAGACAAAGAGTTGAATAACTACATCATGAGATGTAAGGAGTGGTACGGCTGGCACTTCCCCGAGCTCAGTAAGGTCGTCACCGACAACCTGGCTTACGCCAAAACTGTCAAGGCTATAG GTAACCGACTGAACACATCCAAGACAGACCTGTCTCACATCCTACCTGAAGAAGTGGAGGAACAGGTGAAGAAGGCAGCTGAGATCTCCATGGGTGTGGAGGTGGCTGAGACTGACATAGATAACATCACCTACCTGTGTGACCAG GTGATAGACATTACGGAGTACAGAGCACAGCTG TATGACTACCTGAAGAGCAGGATGATGGCCATCGCACCCAACCTCACCATCATGGTCGGGGAGCTGGTAGGAGCTAGGCTCATCTCACATGCAG GTTCTCTTCTGAATTTGGCCAAGCACCCGTCCTCCACAGTACAGATCCTGGGTGCAGAGAAGGCCCTGTTCAGGGCACTCAAGACGAAACACGACACGCCCAAATATGGTCTGATCTACCACGCCTCTCTGGTGGGACAGTCTACACCCAAGAACAAGGGCAAG GTATCTAGAATGTTGGCAGCTAAGACAGCGCTAGCGGCCAGGTACGATGCTCTAGGAGAGGAGACGTCTAACGAGATGGGTCTGGAGAACCGAGCCAGACTGGAGGCCAGGCTGAAGATGATCGAGGAGGGACACTTCAGGAAGATCTCTGGAGCTGGCAGGGCCAAGGCACAGGCTGACAAGTACGAGAGTAAAAG CGTGGTCAAAGTGGCGGACCCATCAGCAGACTCCACCCTCCCTGCTGTGCCAAAGAAGAGGAAGATTGAGGAGGTTGGAGAAGGGGAGACGCCCGAGAaacccaagaagaagaagaaaaccaaGGTCAAGGAAGAGCCAGCGGAAG CTGAGGAAACCGAGGAAGGTGAATcagcaaagaaaaagaagaagaaagacaaaaagaagaagGAATCATTAGGAGGGGCCAGCACTGCTACTGAACCAGAAACACCCGAA CCAAGCtctgaaaagaagaagaagaaaaagaagaaggaaaagaaagtgAAAGAAGAGGAAGATTCGGACTAA
- the LOC118405371 gene encoding nucleolar protein 58-like isoform X1, whose amino-acid sequence MLVLFETPAGYAIFKLLNEKKLQETEELFKDFETPEKASKIVKLKHFQKFDDTTEALSAATAAVEGKMSKTMKKMLKKIVAKEAHEELAVADAKLGNAIKDKLDLQCVHNTAIAELMRCIKSQVNNLITGLPNKEMAAMALGLAHGLSRYKLKFSPDKVDTMIIQAICLLDDLDKELNNYIMRCKEWYGWHFPELSKVVTDNLAYAKTVKAIGNRLNTSKTDLSHILPEEVEEQVKKAAEISMGVEVAETDIDNITYLCDQVIDITEYRAQLYDYLKSRMMAIAPNLTIMVGELVGARLISHAGSLLNLAKHPSSTVQILGAEKALFRALKTKHDTPKYGLIYHASLVGQSTPKNKGKVSRMLAAKTALAARYDALGEETSNEMGLENRARLEARLKMIEEGHFRKISGAGRAKAQADKYESKSVVKVADPSADSTLPAVPKKRKIEEVGEGETPEKPKKKKKTKVKEEPAEAEETEEGESAKKKKKKDKKKKESLGGASTATEPETPEPSSEKKKKKKKKEKKVKEEEDSD is encoded by the exons ATGTTGGTTTTATTTGAAACCCCGGCAGGTTATGCCATATTCAAG TTACTGAATGAGAAGAAACTACAGGAAACAGAAGAATTGTTCAAAGACTTCGAGACACCAGAGAAGGCCAGTAAAAT CGTGAAACTCAAGCACTTCCAGAAGTTTGATGACACAACAGAGGCGTTATCAG CTGCCACTGCTGCAGTGGAAGGCAAGATGAGTAAAACCATGAAGAAGATGCTGAAGAAGATTGTAGCAAAGGAGGCTCACGAGGAGCTGGCTGTGGCAGATGCCAAACTGGGCAATGCTATCAAG GACAAGTTAGACCTGCAGTGTGTGCACAACACGGCGATAGCAGAACTCATGAGATGTATCAAGTCTCAGGTCAACAACCTCATCACCGGGCTGCCAAATAAGGAGATGGCGGCCATGGCGCTGGGACTGGCGCACGGACTGTCCAGATACAAGCTCAAGTTCAGCCCTGACAAGGTCGACACCATGATCATACAGGCCATAT GTCTCCTGGATGATTTAGACAAAGAGTTGAATAACTACATCATGAGATGTAAGGAGTGGTACGGCTGGCACTTCCCCGAGCTCAGTAAGGTCGTCACCGACAACCTGGCTTACGCCAAAACTGTCAAGGCTATAG GTAACCGACTGAACACATCCAAGACAGACCTGTCTCACATCCTACCTGAAGAAGTGGAGGAACAGGTGAAGAAGGCAGCTGAGATCTCCATGGGTGTGGAGGTGGCTGAGACTGACATAGATAACATCACCTACCTGTGTGACCAG GTGATAGACATTACCGAGTACAGAGCACAGCTATATGACTACCTGAAGAGCAGGATGATGGCCATCGCACCCAACCTCACCATCATGGTCGGGGAGCTGGTAGGAGCTAGGCTCATCTCACATGCAG GTTCTCTTCTGAATTTGGCCAAGCACCCGTCCTCCACAGTACAGATCCTGGGTGCAGAGAAGGCCCTGTTCAGGGCACTCAAGACGAAACACGACACGCCCAAATATGGTCTGATCTACCACGCCTCTCTGGTGGGACAGTCTACACCCAAGAACAAGGGCAAG GTATCTAGAATGTTGGCAGCTAAGACAGCGCTAGCGGCCAGGTACGATGCTCTAGGAGAGGAGACGTCTAACGAGATGGGTCTGGAGAACCGAGCCAGACTGGAGGCCAGGCTGAAGATGATCGAGGAGGGACACTTCAGGAAGATCTCTGGAGCTGGCAGGGCCAAGGCACAGGCTGACAAGTACGAGAGTAAAAG CGTGGTCAAAGTGGCGGACCCATCAGCAGACTCCACCCTCCCTGCTGTGCCAAAGAAGAGGAAGATTGAGGAGGTTGGAGAAGGGGAGACGCCCGAGAaacccaagaagaagaagaaaaccaaGGTCAAGGAAGAGCCAGCGGAAG CTGAGGAAACCGAGGAAGGTGAATcagcaaagaaaaagaagaagaaagacaaaaagaagaagGAATCATTAGGAGGGGCCAGCACTGCTACTGAACCAGAAACACCCGAA CCAAGCtctgaaaagaagaagaagaaaaagaagaaggaaaagaaagtgAAAGAAGAGGAAGATTCGGACTAA